Proteins from one Panicum virgatum strain AP13 chromosome 7K, P.virgatum_v5, whole genome shotgun sequence genomic window:
- the LOC120640330 gene encoding probable metal-nicotianamine transporter YSL17 — translation MPMPYVLQKANSGTLPFTRQENAVIQTFVVSCANIAYTGGFGSYILAMSRTSAVDGGPGNSGGNVAEPQIVRLMAFLFLTSFVGVFAVRPFRNSLVIRHNLPFPTDMATAHFINSIHTPHGAKQYASVSHVQTLGGAIASSLWQWFYEGGMHCGFRSFPIFGLTAARFGYVTFFFDFSMTDIGIGFLSQYKVTISMLAGSVVSWGIMLPYIMTKEGSWYPRGIGVINAYRWFIGISMVLADGLFHMLCILLRTLRGMRRRRHSRLATLPSMCLGADDRPPARSFDDRRRAQVFLRDRVYDPAAVVGYIALSAVAIVAIPRLYPQLRSRHVALAYLTANADSIPPGGAYRPLTEDQDSPASALRLVSYIPVSATWTRLETQFDTVAKPVPSEVN, via the exons ATGCCGATGCCGTACGTGTTGCAGAAGGCGAACAGCGGCACG CTCCCCTTCACGCGCCAGGAGAACGCCGTGATCCAGACCTTCGTCGTCTCCTGCGCCAACATCGCCTACACCGGCGGCTTCGGCTCCTACATCCTGGCGATGAGCCGGACCTCGGCCGTGGACGGCGGCCCCGGGAACAGCGGCGGCAACGTCGCGGAGCCCCAGATCGTCCGGCTGATGGCGTTCCTCTTCCTCACCAGCTTCGTCGGCGTCTTCGCCGTCAGGCCCTTCAGGAACAGCCTCGTCATCCGGCACAACCTACCGTTCCCCACCGACATGGCCACGGCGCACTTCATCAACAGCATCCACACGCCGCACGGCGCCAAACAA TATGCAAGTGTCAGTCATGTTCAAACCTTGGGTGGAGCTATCGCGTCGTCGCTCTGGCAGTGGTTCTACGAAGGCGGCATGCACTGCGGCTTCCGGTCCTTCCCCATTTTCGGCCTTACCGCAGCTCGATTTGGGTACGTAAC GTTCTTCTTCGACTTCTCGATGACCGACATCGGCATCGGGTTCTTAAGCCAGTACAAGGTCACCATCTCGATGCTCGCGGGATCCGTGGTGTCCTGGGGGATCATGCTGCCGTACATCATGACCAAGGAGGGCAGCTGGTACCCTCGTGGCATCGGCGTCATCAACGCCTACCGATGGTTCATCGGGATATCCATGGTCCTCGCTGACGGCCTCTTCCACATGCTCTGCATCCTGCTCCGGACGCTCCGCGGGATGCGCAGGCGGCGGCACTCCCGGCTCGCCACGCTGCCGTCCATGTGCCTCGGCGCCGAcgaccggccgccggcgcggagcTTCGACGACCGGCGGCGGGCGCAGGTGTTCCTTCGCGACCGGGTGTACGACCCGGCCGCCGTCGTCGGCTACATCGCCCTGTCAGCCGTCGCCATCGTCGCCATACCGCGCCTCTACCCCCAGCTGAGGTCCCGCCACGTCGCGCTCGCCTACCTCACCGCAAACGCGGATTCTATACCGCCGGGTGGTGCGTACCGCCCCCTGACGGAAGACCAGGATTCTCCAGCTTCTGCTCTGAGATTGGTGAGCTATATTCCCGTGTCTGCGACGTGGACAAGATTAGAAACGCAATTTGACACCGTGGCAAAACCGGTTCCGAGTGAAGTCAACTGA
- the LOC120641727 gene encoding protein FAR1-RELATED SEQUENCE 5-like — protein sequence MHRRQLKKRVGACRAQASELMCQSRQTSLDLRRGPGARNGPDYRDAPSEESAITRALRRAATAPLGAPIFSPHEGTTFNSHEEARDFYNLYSWEKGFGVRFGRGRKNASKYQTKLDIVFSCEGTSKNSNSSIRTDCAAKIRLHRRSDHAWYISSVNDTHNHRLTEAYSENKQWKSHGYIDPSTKDLIKKLRENNISVGRICNILGVSDGGSRARMRKESVRSICAKLAQENMRDDIGKTLRLLDKMKETDPGLEVRFQIDSGDRLKMMLWCTGKNRLDYATFGDAITFDTTYRTNLYSLPFGLFMGVNNHFQSIVLGGLLLTSEKTSDFEWAFTNFVEIMGGKAPVTMLTDQCAAMAKAMKTSMQGTKHRWCRWHVLKNAKDRLGKVYSKHKRFKHDFNKLITDETNIPAFEKKWCELVKKYKLVKNKFLKRLFKHRENGQSHPSWVSFVLV from the exons ATGCATCGACGACAGCTCAAGAAGAGAGTGGGAGCTTGCAGAGCGCAGGCGTCGGAGCTCATGTGCCAGAGCCGGCAAACCTCACTGGATCTTCGTCGCGG ACCAGGGGCTAGGAATGGACCTGACTACAGGGATGCCCCATCAGAGGAAAGTGCTATCACTAGAGCTCTACGGCGCGCAGCAACCGCCCCACTGGGGGCTCCGATCTTCTCCCCCCATGAAGGTACAACATTCAACAGCCATGAAGAAGCGAGGGATTTCTACAACTTGTATTCATGGGAAAAGGGATTCGGAGTTCGATTTGGTCGTGGGCGCAAGAATGCTAGCAAATATCAAACAAAACTGGATATTGTCTTCTCATGCGAG GGTACCAGCAAGAACAGCAACTCTTCCATCCGGACAGATTGTGCCGCCAAGATTAGATTGCACAGGAGAAGCGACCATGCTTGGTACATAAGCAGTGTCAACGACACCCACAATCACAGGCTTACGGAGGCATACAGCGAGAACAAGCAATGGAAGTCCCATGGTTACATAGATCCATCGACAAAGGATCTCATCAAGAAGCTAAGGGAGAACAACATTAGTGTAGGCAGAATATGCAATATACTGGGAGTCTCTGATGGTGGATCAAGGGCAAGGATGAGGAAGGAGTCCGTGAGGTCAATTTGTGCGAAGCTGGCACAAGAAAACATGCGAGATGACATTGGCAAGACATTGAGACTGCTAGATAAGATGAAGGAGACTGACCCAGGACTGGAAGTAAGATTCCAGATCGACTCAGGTGATCGGCTGAAAATGATGCTGTGGTGCACAGGCAAAAACAGGCTGGACTATGCTACTTTTGGAGATGCCATCACATTTGATACCACCTATAGAACAAATCTATACAGCCTCCCATTTGGCCTCTTCATGGGTGTTAACAACCACTTCCAATCTATTGTTCTTGGTGGATTGCTACTGACATCAGAAAAAACATCAGACTTCGAATGGGCATTTACTAATTTCGTTGAGATAATGGGTGGTAAGGCCCCCGTTACCATGTTGACAG ATCAATGTGCTGCAATGGCTAAGGCAATGAAAACATCAATGCAAGGAACAAAACATAGATGGTGCAGATGGCATGTCCTCAAAAATGCTAAGGACAGATTGGGGAAGGTATACTCAAAGCATAAGAGGTTCAAGCATGATTTCAACAAACTCATTACCGATGAAACAAATATACCTGCCTTTGAGAAAAAATGGTGTGAATTGGTTAAGAAATACAAACTTGTGAAAAACAAGTTTTTAAAAAGGTTGTTCAAGCACCGTGAAAATGGGCAAAGCCATCCTTCATGGGTATCTTTTGTGCTGGTATGA
- the LOC120641726 gene encoding methionine aminopeptidase 1B, chloroplastic-like isoform X3: MATRVPSMELHCPAPLLSGGRVHKMIIDAGAYPSPLGYGGFPKSVCTSVNECMCHGIPDSRELQDGDIINIDVTVYLNGYHGDTSKTFLCGEVDEANKRLVKVTEECLLRGISTCKHGTSFKKIGRRISEHAERHGFGVVECFVGHGVGRVFHSEPIIYHQRNNKPGQMVEGQTFTIEPILSMGSTVCDMWDDGWTAVTTDGSLAAQFEHTILITRTGAEILTKC; encoded by the exons ATGGCGACTAGAGTCCCGTCCATGGAGCTCCACTGCCCCGCACCGTTGCTCTCCGGTGGCCGAG TGCACAAGATGATCATTGATGCTGGAGCCTATCCATCCCCACTTGGATATGGTGGGTTTCCAAAGAGCGTATGCACATCAGTGAACGAATGCATGTGCCATGGAATTCCTGATTCACGCGAACTACAG GATGGAGACATAATTAACATCGATGTCACTGTCTACTTGAAT GGTTATCATGGGGACACCTCTAAaacatttctttgtggagaagtTGACGAAGCCAATAAACGACTTGTGAAG GTTACCGAAGAGTGCCTGCTCAGAGGCATATCAACATGCAAACATGGTACCAGCTTTAAGAAGATTGGCAGAAGAATAAG CGAACATGCTGAGAGGCATGGATTTGGTGTTGTGGAGTGTTTTGTTGGGCATGGAGTTGGCAGAGTATTTCATTCAGAACCAATTATATATCACCAGC GTAACAACAAGCCGGGTCAGATGGTTGAAGGGCAGACATTCACAATAG AGCCGATCCTATCCATGGGGAGCACCGTCTGCGACATGTGGGACGACGGCTGGACCGCCGTGACGACGGACGGCAGCTTGGCTGCCCAGTTTGAGCACACGATTCTGATCACCAGGACCGGCGCCGAGATCCTCACGAAATGCTAG
- the LOC120641726 gene encoding methionine aminopeptidase 1B, chloroplastic-like isoform X1, with product MATRVPSMELHCPAPLLSGGRGNLFSPAACLLSTILGRTCLKKKLFLVQAKRLGGLEKASTRSKESEQPKKRAALIRGTVSPPLPVPGSIPRPPYVGTKDVPEIAKEIQMHDKESIVHMRAACELAARVLEYAGTLVKPSVTTDEIDKAVHKMIIDAGAYPSPLGYGGFPKSVCTSVNECMCHGIPDSRELQDGDIINIDVTVYLNGYHGDTSKTFLCGEVDEANKRLVKVTEECLLRGISTCKHGTSFKKIGRRISEHAERHGFGVVECFVGHGVGRVFHSEPIIYHQRNNKPGQMVEGQTFTIEPILSMGSTVCDMWDDGWTAVTTDGSLAAQFEHTILITRTGAEILTKC from the exons ATGGCGACTAGAGTCCCGTCCATGGAGCTCCACTGCCCCGCACCGTTGCTCTCCGGTGGCCGAGGTAATCTGTTCTCTCCGGCGGCGTGTCTTCTTTCAACTATTCTAGGGAGAACATGCCTTAAGAAGAAGCTTTTCCTTGTCCAAGCAAAGAGATTGGGGGGTTTGGAGAAAGCAAGTACGAG GTCAAAAGAGTCTGAACAGCCAAAGAAAAGAGCAGCCCTGATTCGTGGAACTGTTAGCCCACCACTTCCTGTACCAGGAAGCATACCTCGACCTCCTTATGTTGGCACAAAAGATGTACCAGAGATAGCAAAAGAGATACAAATGCACGACAAAGAGAGCATCGTCCACATGAGAGCTGCTTGCGAGCTTGCTGCTCGTGTTCTTGAATATGCAGGAACATTAGTGAAA CCCTCTGTAACAACAGACGAAATTGATAAAGCAGTGCACAAGATGATCATTGATGCTGGAGCCTATCCATCCCCACTTGGATATGGTGGGTTTCCAAAGAGCGTATGCACATCAGTGAACGAATGCATGTGCCATGGAATTCCTGATTCACGCGAACTACAG GATGGAGACATAATTAACATCGATGTCACTGTCTACTTGAAT GGTTATCATGGGGACACCTCTAAaacatttctttgtggagaagtTGACGAAGCCAATAAACGACTTGTGAAG GTTACCGAAGAGTGCCTGCTCAGAGGCATATCAACATGCAAACATGGTACCAGCTTTAAGAAGATTGGCAGAAGAATAAG CGAACATGCTGAGAGGCATGGATTTGGTGTTGTGGAGTGTTTTGTTGGGCATGGAGTTGGCAGAGTATTTCATTCAGAACCAATTATATATCACCAGC GTAACAACAAGCCGGGTCAGATGGTTGAAGGGCAGACATTCACAATAG AGCCGATCCTATCCATGGGGAGCACCGTCTGCGACATGTGGGACGACGGCTGGACCGCCGTGACGACGGACGGCAGCTTGGCTGCCCAGTTTGAGCACACGATTCTGATCACCAGGACCGGCGCCGAGATCCTCACGAAATGCTAG
- the LOC120641726 gene encoding methionine aminopeptidase 1B, chloroplastic-like isoform X2: MATRVPSMELHCPAPLLSGGRGHMSAGLLVPLRLYHSTCILILMLTETETRRSKESEQPKKRAALIRGTVSPPLPVPGSIPRPPYVGTKDVPEIAKEIQMHDKESIVHMRAACELAARVLEYAGTLVKPSVTTDEIDKAVHKMIIDAGAYPSPLGYGGFPKSVCTSVNECMCHGIPDSRELQDGDIINIDVTVYLNGYHGDTSKTFLCGEVDEANKRLVKVTEECLLRGISTCKHGTSFKKIGRRISEHAERHGFGVVECFVGHGVGRVFHSEPIIYHQRNNKPGQMVEGQTFTIEPILSMGSTVCDMWDDGWTAVTTDGSLAAQFEHTILITRTGAEILTKC; encoded by the exons ATGGCGACTAGAGTCCCGTCCATGGAGCTCCACTGCCCCGCACCGTTGCTCTCCGGTGGCCGAG GGCATATGAGTGCTGGACTGCTAGTGCCACTGCGTCTGTACCACTCTACCTGCATACTAATTTTGATGCTTACTGAAACTGAAACTCGAAGGTCAAAAGAGTCTGAACAGCCAAAGAAAAGAGCAGCCCTGATTCGTGGAACTGTTAGCCCACCACTTCCTGTACCAGGAAGCATACCTCGACCTCCTTATGTTGGCACAAAAGATGTACCAGAGATAGCAAAAGAGATACAAATGCACGACAAAGAGAGCATCGTCCACATGAGAGCTGCTTGCGAGCTTGCTGCTCGTGTTCTTGAATATGCAGGAACATTAGTGAAA CCCTCTGTAACAACAGACGAAATTGATAAAGCAGTGCACAAGATGATCATTGATGCTGGAGCCTATCCATCCCCACTTGGATATGGTGGGTTTCCAAAGAGCGTATGCACATCAGTGAACGAATGCATGTGCCATGGAATTCCTGATTCACGCGAACTACAG GATGGAGACATAATTAACATCGATGTCACTGTCTACTTGAAT GGTTATCATGGGGACACCTCTAAaacatttctttgtggagaagtTGACGAAGCCAATAAACGACTTGTGAAG GTTACCGAAGAGTGCCTGCTCAGAGGCATATCAACATGCAAACATGGTACCAGCTTTAAGAAGATTGGCAGAAGAATAAG CGAACATGCTGAGAGGCATGGATTTGGTGTTGTGGAGTGTTTTGTTGGGCATGGAGTTGGCAGAGTATTTCATTCAGAACCAATTATATATCACCAGC GTAACAACAAGCCGGGTCAGATGGTTGAAGGGCAGACATTCACAATAG AGCCGATCCTATCCATGGGGAGCACCGTCTGCGACATGTGGGACGACGGCTGGACCGCCGTGACGACGGACGGCAGCTTGGCTGCCCAGTTTGAGCACACGATTCTGATCACCAGGACCGGCGCCGAGATCCTCACGAAATGCTAG